From the Fibrobacter sp. genome, the window AGATTATTGCGCTCCGAAGGTGGTAAGGGAGGCGCTGGTGGAGCAGCAGAGACGGATTGCCGAGGGTAACAGCGTTGTTTGTGAGGGCAGGGATATCGGTACAGTGGTTTTCCCCAATGCCGATCTGAAATTTTTCATGACCGCTTCAGTCGTTGAGCGTGCGAAGAGAAGACAAAAGGATTTTGAAAAACTTGGTATTTCCAAATCGGTGGATGAGCTTGTAGAGGAGATCACACTCAGGGATAAAAAGGATTCCACCCGTGCCAACAGCCCTTTGTGCAAGGCCGATGATGCCCTGGAAATAGACACTACATCGATGAGTCTTGAAGAGCAGGCAGAACTGATAATCGAGAGAGCCTTACGGCTTATGAAAGAGGAACAAAAAAAGTAATATCCAGGTATCATCTGGTGCCTGAAATATATCCATTAACCTTAACCCAAGTTACAGGAGTGCAATTAATATGTCGGATGCACTTACAGAAAAAAAAGCCCTGAAGGGTTTTGATGCCTCAGGCAATGAAGTGGACCTCTCTGAATTTGAGGAAAGCTTCTACAAACCCGGCCAGGTGCAGGATATCCTGCAGGCCTACGACAAATCACTGGAAGGAATAGAGGAAGGCCAGGTTGTCAGAGGCAAAATACTTCGCATCAACGAGAAAGAAGTGATAGTTGATGTCAATTTCAAGTCGGAAGGAATCATTCCTGTCTCCGAGTTTAAAAATGTTCAGGATTTCAAGCCCGGTGATGAGATAGATGTATTTCTGGAACAGGTAGAAGACAGTGAAGGACAGATAATCCTCTCCAAATCAAGAGCTGATTTTCTCAAAGTCTGGGATCGGATTTACAAAGCTTACGAAGACCAGGAAACTGTTGAGGGAAGACTTGTGCGCCGTATCAAAGGCGGAGTTGTGGTGGATCTT encodes:
- a CDS encoding cytidylate kinase, translated to DYCAPKVVREALVEQQRRIAEGNSVVCEGRDIGTVVFPNADLKFFMTASVVERAKRRQKDFEKLGISKSVDELVEEITLRDKKDSTRANSPLCKADDALEIDTTSMSLEEQAELIIERALRLMKEEQKK